A part of Periophthalmus magnuspinnatus isolate fPerMag1 chromosome 14, fPerMag1.2.pri, whole genome shotgun sequence genomic DNA contains:
- the nfrkb gene encoding nuclear factor related to kappa-B-binding protein yields MDPITHMLGDPLDSKEGNSGHITEECLLGNCRVSLPEDLLEDPDIFFSVLSGSTWTEVLSDAQRQHLRQFLPQFPDQNISEQDRTVSDLFSDRNFHFGNPLHRAQKLFRDGYFNPEVVKYRHLCAKSQRKRQLYALQQYYHKLLKQILVSRKELLDYAVHNGQDYPPRRKALSKSHAEMREPRVRRRLNRILKEVKAECGDSNASSSDDELSMWTSAPQSPSSPTHTVSLRVLPSLSTQDMKTTEKLELGEQDLKRMLHNHREKRKRQPDHPDLVTSDVHLGDILSRANMGRKGPIPLFELSLPKKKIKEERRKKKMRPIKVECEDPGEAPDSTSAPSNMINALPETPSSPLTNIKEEMVEESQTSPAVVEEIAISFFSLLESILRTEALTTSGIEEKIQLWQSSPASSLNAWFSSASCWSDLVLQALQFLAGETKDGRMALPSGFLPFVEFSDETQQWRWIGPTQDTEKDLSALCQLWLDSKDLVIKTENEEMLEMISPIPRVSTDYVVRPSTGDEKQLFQIQEQQRYNQPHKAFTFRMHGFESVVGPVKGVFDKEMSLNKAREHTLLRSDRPPYVTILSLVRDAAARLPNGEGTRAEICELLKDSQFLAPEVTSAQVNTVVSGALDRLHYEKDPCVKYDIGRKLWIYLHRSRSQEEFERIHQAQAAAAKARKALQQKPKPAPKAKSGSKEGGNKPGCLEVDMVTTPMSPVPTTPNTPGTPKSPLPSTVTTPTKSAVPDTIKTCPSPGVLLVSPPPLPQLGTILPTSQAAPPASQTVSSQHAARLVSHLAAGTLPQVRVVSAQPGLAAAPGGHQATLMHQPTHQIRMPVSVAAKGISQAMVSVPLRSQPNSSPVQVPTTLSVSTLTVTKPQTGSPGSPSNAPSSPAVLQGVSSSNIKQVSITGQLGVKTTGGGGIPITATNLRIQGKDVLRLPPSSITTDAKGQTVLRITPDMMATLTKSPVATVKLTPEFLGQAAAAGSKSISATLHVTPTHPSPTTASSSAPSSGEVPTNNASPGTALLKATGDTAIRLMPTLAVSVADQKARTFTTVSSPEKSSATIRIMPGLGVIPPKPAQTITMAPSAGSKPPAASSVASVVTMAANVVAGAKGLSVASAASGSPITLGTATATVRQVPATVVSTQTGKLPARITVPLSVLNQPLKSKSVVTTPIVKGNLNTNISSLGRNIILTTMPAGTKLIAGNKPVSFVTAQQFQQLQQQGQATQVRIQTVPAQQLQQHMASAGSPKAVSTVVVTAPSPSRPPDPSPAPPQ; encoded by the exons ATGGATCCCATCACTCACATGCTGGGAGACCCTCTTGACTCTAAAGAAGGGAACAGTGGCCACATCACAGAGGAATGTCTCCTGGGAAACTGCAGAGTGAGTCTCCCAGAGGACCTACTGGAAGAT CCTGACATCTTCTTCTCTGTGCTGAGTGGAAGCACTTGGACTGAAGTTCTATCAGATGCACAGAGGCAGCACCTACGCCAGTTTTTGCCACAGTTTCCAGACCAGAATATTTCAGAACAAGATCGCACCGTCAGTGATTTATTCAGTGACAGGAACTTTCACTTCGGAAATCCCCTTCATCGTGCACAGAAGCTATTCCGAG ATGGCTATTTCAACCCTGAAGTAGTCAAGTACAGACATCTGTGTGCCAAATCCCAAAGGAAACGACAATTGTACGCTCTTCAGCAGTATTACCACAAACTCCTAAAACAGATTCTTGTGTCACGAAAG GAGCTTCTGGACTATGCAGTTCATAATGGTCAGGACTATCCACCAAGAAGAAAAGCTCTGAGTAAAAGTCATGCTGAAATGCGGGAGCCGAGGGTTAGAAGAAGACTTAACCGTATATTGAAGGAGGTTAAGGCGGAGTGTGGTGACAGTAATGCATCCTCCTCTGATGATG AGTTGTCCATGTGGACATCAGCACCCCAGTCACCCTCCTCCCCCACACATACCGTATCTTTGAGGGTCCTCCCAAGCCTCTCTACTCAAGACATGAAGACAACAG AGAAATTAGAACTGGGAGAACAGGACCTTAAGAGAATGTTGCATAATCATCGAGAGAAGAGGAAACGGCAGCCA GACCATCCAGACCTTGTGACTTCTGATGTTCACCTTGGAGACATATTGTCAAGAGCAAACATGGGACGAAAAGGACCAATTC CATTATTCGAGTTGTCTCTAcctaaaaagaaaatcaaagagGAAAGACGCAAGAAGAAAATGAGACCAATCAAAGTGGAGTGTGAAGATCCTGGTGAAGCTCCAGACTCGACTTCAGCTCCTTCAAACATGATCAACGCTCTCCCAGAGACTCCCTCTTCTCCACTCACCAACATCAAAGAGGA AATGGTGGAAGAGAGTCAGACCAGCCCGGCTGTAGTTGAAGAAATCGCCATTAGTTTCTTCAGTTTGTTGGAGAGCATTTTGAGAACAGAAGCCCTCACTACGTCTGGG ATTGAAGAGAAAATCCAGCTGTGGCAGTCCTCCCCTGCCAGCTCCCTAAATGCATGGTTTTCTTCTGCATCTTGTTGGTCTGACCTGGTTCTTCAAGCACTCCAGTTTCTTGCTGGAGAGACCAAAG ATGGTCGCATGGCATTACCCAGTGGCTTCTTACCATTTGTGGAGTTTTCGGATGAGACACAACAGTGGAGGTGGATTG GCCCAACCCAGGACACAGAGAAAGACTTGAGTGCATTATGTCAACTTTGGCTTGATTCTAAAGATCTAGTTATAAAG ACAGAAAATGAAGAAATGTTAGAAATGATCTCACCCATACCAAGAGT ATCAACTGATTATGTGGTTCGACCAAGTACTGGAGATGAAAAACAGCTGTTTCAAATCCAA GAACAGCAACGATACAACCAGCCTCATAAAGCATTCACTTTCCGAATGCATGGATTTGAGTCTGTGGTGGGGCCAGTCAAAGGAGTCTTTGACAAAGAAATGTCACTGAACAAAGCCAGAGAACACACACTGCTGCGATCAGACAGACCACCATATGTGACCATACTGTCTCTAG TGAGGGATGCTGCAGCCAGATTACCCAATGGAGAGGGGACTAGGGCAGAGATTTGTGAGCTGCTTAAAGACTCTCAATTTCTTGCTCCAGAAGTCACAAGTGCACAG GTAAATACAGTAGTGAGTGGAGCTCTAGATCGACTTCACTACGAGAAAGACCCTTGTGTGAAATATGATATTGGCCGTAAACTGTGGATTTATCTACATCGCAGTCGTAGCCAGGAGGAGTTTG AGAGAATCCATCAGGCACAAGCTGCAGCAGCAAAAGCAAGAAAAGCTTTGCAGCAGAAGCCCAAGCCTGCCCCAAAGGCT AAGTCTGGCAGCAAAGAGGGAGGCAATAAACCTGGATGTTTGGAAGTAGACATGGTTACCACTCCCATGTCGCCAGTTCCCACGACCCCAAACACACCAGGAACCCCCAAGTCACCTCTGCCTTCTACAGTCACAACTCCAACTAAATCTGCAGTCCCTGACACAATTAAAACATGCCCAAGCCCAGG tgtgCTTCTTGTCTCTCCACCACCCTTGCCTCAGCTGGGAACCATCTTGCCCACTAGTCAGGCAGCCCCACCTGCCTCGCAGACTGTTTCGTCCCAGCATGCAGCACGTTTAGTGAGCCACCTCGCAGCCGGTACTCTTCCTCAGGTCCGCGTAGTTTCTGCTCAGCCTGGTCTCGCTGCTGCTCCCGGAGGTCACCAGGCCACACTAATGCACCAGCCCACCCACCAGATCAGGATGCCCGTTTCTGTGGCTGCAAAGGGCATCTCACAG GCTATGGTGTCGGTGCCGTTGAGAAGCCAGCCCAACAGCAGTCCAGTCCAAGTGCCCACCACTCTGTCTGTGTCCACGCTAACAGTCACTAAACCACAGACAGGATCTCCTGGTAGTCCTTCAAATGCTCCTTCTTCACCCGCGGTGCTTCAGGGAGTCAGCAGCTCAAACATCAAACAG GTGTCCATCACTGGTCAGCTAGGTGTAAAGACTACAGGCGGAGGTGGTATCCCTATAACTGCAACAAACCTGCGCATCCAAGGCAAAGACGTGCTCCGTCTCCCTCCGTCCTCCATCACCACAGATGCTAAAGGGCAAACAGTCCTGAGAATCACCCCGGACATGATGGCAACTCTTACCAAGTCTCCAGTGGCAACGGTGAAACTCACCCCAGAGTTTTTGGGACAAGCCGCTGCTGCAGGTAGTAAGAGCATATCAGCCACTCTCCATGTAACACCAACGCATCCCTCGCCCACCACAGcctccagctctgctccaaGCTCCGGAGAGGTGCCCACCAATAATGCCAGTCCTGGTACTGCGCTATTAAAAGCTACTGGGGATACTGCTATTCGTCTTATGCCAACCTTAGCGGTCTCTGTGGCTGATCAAAAAGCAAGGACATTTACCACAGTCTCCTCACCTGAAAAGAGCAGCGCCACTATTCGTATAATGCCAGGCCTCGGTGTGATTCCACCCAAACCAGCTCAGACCATCACAATGGCACCCTCTGCTGGCAGTAAACCTCCAGCTGCATCTTCAGTTGCCTCTGTGGTCACTATGGCTGCCAATGTGGTGGCCGGTGCTAAAGGACTCTCTGTGGCCTCAGCCGCTTCTGGTTCACCAATCACTTTAGGAACTGCAACTGCAACTGTGAGGCAGGTCCCTGCTACAGTAGTCTCCACACAAACa GGAAAGTTACCTGCCAGGATCACTGTTCCCCTGTCTGTCCTTAATCAGCCGCTTAAGAGTAAAAGTGTGGTGACAACTCCTATTGTGAAAGGAAACCTCAACACAAA CATCAGCAGTCTGGGGAGGAACATCATCTTGACCACGATGCCGGCTGGGACAAAACTGATTGCAGGAAATAAGCCGGTCAGCTTTGTCACTGCTCAACAGTttcagcagctgcagcagcagGGCCAGGCCACTCAG GTTCGAATCCAAACTGTCCCAGCTCAGCAGCTTCAGCAGCACATGGCCTCTGCAGGATCCCCGAAGGCTGTCTCTACTGTGGTTGTCACGGCGCCTTCACCCAGTCGCCCCCCTGACCCTTCCCCCGCCCCGCCACAGTGA
- the tmem45b gene encoding transmembrane protein 45B, with the protein MANFGGHAIPGSFFFLFGVWLTVKHILHHYWRVHQPKRRQGTPPFLKKMHYFEGGLQIFAAFVGIMVEQFVPDGPHARLVSGGSWVKLMNWQHCTMYLYFGIAGFALVASTAIKLVPVGVDRLTLSMALFVEGFLFYYHVAMRPHLDAHIHTLLLVAVFGGAACSMLEVFIRHNIVLELLGAGLFILQGTWFYQIGFVLYPLSGPQWELEQHDNIMFVTMCFCWHLVSAVLLVTSTSCVVWFMLRRFSANGRDIEIGMRNTSSASSSQKSLLQESEED; encoded by the exons ATGGCCAACTTTGGAGGACATGCCATCCCAGGTTCCTTCTTCTTTCTGTTTGGCGTGTGGCTGACGGTGAAGCATATCCTTCATCACTACTGGAGGGTGCATCAGCCCAAACGCAGACAAGGGACTCCTCCTTTTCTCAAGAAGATGCACTACTTTGAGGGAGGATTACAAATATTTGCTGCTTTTGTTG GTATAATGGTGGAACAGTTTGTCCCGGATGGCCCTCATGCTCGCCTGGTCTCAGGCGGGTCATGGGTGAAGCTGATGAACTGGCAGCACTGCaccatgtatctgtactttgggATTGCAGGGTTTGCACTGGTCGCCTCAACTGCCATCAAACTGGTGCCTGTTGGGGTGGATCGCCTCACTCTGTCCATGGCTCTGTTTGTTGAGG GGTTTCTGTTTTATTACCACGTGGCCATGCGCCCTCACCTGGACGCACACATCCACACTCTGCTGCTAGTGGCTGTGTTTGGGGGTGCGGCCTGCTCTATGTTGGAGGTCTTCATAAGACACAACATCGTTCTGGAGCTGCTGGGGGCGGGGCTCTTCATCCTGCAGGGCACGTGGTTCTACCAG ATTGGTTTTGTCCTGTATCCGCTGAGCGGACCCCAGTGGGAGTTAGAGCAACATGACAACATCATGTTTGTCACAATGTGCTTCTGCTGGCATTTGGTCAGCGCTGTGCTCCTGGTGACCAGTACTTCCTGTGTGGTGTGGTT CATGTTGAGGAGATTCTCTGCAAATGGACGAGACATTGAAATTGGAATGAGGAACACCTCATCTGCATCCAGTTCCCAGAAGTCTTTGCTTCAAGAATCAGAGGAGGATTAG
- the gng8 gene encoding guanine nucleotide-binding protein G(I)/G(S)/G(O) subunit gamma-8 translates to MSNNMAKIADARKTVEQLKLEVNIERMLVSKAAAELMAYCESHAKEDPLVTPVPSSENPFREKKLFCVIL, encoded by the exons ATGTCGAACAATATGGCCAAGATTGCAGATGCCCGAAAGACAGTGGAGCAACTAAAACTGGAGGTCAACATAGAGAGGATGCTG GTGTCTAAGGCTGCTGCTGAACTCATGGCATACTGTGAATCTCACGCCAAAGAGGATCCTCTGGTCACTCCCGTCCCTTCATCTGAAAACCCATTCAGAGAGAAGAAATTATTCTGTGTCATTCTGTAA